From the Solanum stenotomum isolate F172 chromosome 4, ASM1918654v1, whole genome shotgun sequence genome, one window contains:
- the LOC125861761 gene encoding SNW/SKI-interacting protein A: protein MASLKELLPAAKSTTSTVYDHTSDPWFKNRYSATEAEKSAVIKANPVPPYLKRAGFRPSKLEDFGDGGAFPEIHYAQYPLDMGRKKDWKAGGKNLPVTVDEHGEVRYDAIVRQGENAKKIVYSQHKDLIPKFVKEDESDEEMDQDEKQKVIDETMEETKAALEKIVNVRLSAAQPKNVATQSQESKFIKYKPSQQAAAFNSGAKERIIRMVEMPVDPLDPPKFKHKRVPRASGSPPVPVMHSPPRPVTVKDQQDWKIPPCISNWKNPKGYTIPLDKRLAADGRGLQDVQINDNFAKLSEALYVAEQKAREAVAMRSKVQKEMMMKEKEKKEIELRELARKARSDRLVGVPSAAAHVPSERDSRNVDDMNEDYERARDLPKESRGEREERLNREKIREERRRERERERRLEAKDAAMGKKSKITRDRDRDVSEKVALGMASTGTSRGEVMYDQRLFNQEKGMDSGFAVDDSYNVYDKGLFTAQPTLSTLYRPKKDTDSEMYGGADEQLDKIMKTERFKPDKAFSGTSERTSTRDGPVPFEKEVKEVEEADPFGLDQFLTEVKKGKKAMSNVGSGGTMKASAGSTRDGYETSSRTRIAFDKGR, encoded by the coding sequence ATGGCATCTCTCAAGGAGCTTCTTCCAGCAGCAAAGTCCACTACCAGCACAGTCTATGACCATACAAGTGACCCGTGGTTCAAGAATAGGTACAGTGCAACTGAGGCGGAGAAATCTGCAGTAATCAAGGCAAATCCGGTACCCCCTTATCTAAAACGGGCTGGATTTAGGCCATCCAAGCTTGAGGACTTTGGGGATGGAGGAGCGTTCCCTGAAATCCATTATGCACAATACCCACTTGATATGGGCAGAAAGAAAGACTGGAAAGCCGGGGGAAAGAATTTGCCTGTTACTGTGGATGAGCATGGTGAAGTGCGATATGATGCAATTGTGAGGCAGGGTGAGAATGCAAAGAAAATTGTTTATTCTCAGCATAAAGATCTTATCCCCAAGTTTGTGAAGGAGGACGAGAGTGATGAAGAGATGGATCAGGATGAGAAGCAGAAAGTAATCGATGAGACAATGGAGGAAACTAAAGCAGCACTTGAGAAGATTGTAAATGTGCGGTTGAGTGCTGCACAGCCCAAAAATGTTGCCACACAATCTCAAGAGTCCAAGTTTATTAAGTACAAGCCTTCCCAGCAAGCGGCAGCTTTTAACTCGGGTGCAAAGGAGAGGATTATTAGGATGGTAGAGATGCCCGTGGACCCTCTGGATCCACCGAAGTTCAAACACAAGAGGGTCCCTAGGGCCTCTGGTTCTCCACCTGTGCCTGTTATGCATTCTCCTCCCCGTCCAGTTACAGTGAAGGACCAGCAGGACTGGAAGATTCCACCTTGTATATCAAACTGGAAGAACCCCAAAGGTTACACAATCCCACTTGATAAGCGTCTTGCTGCTGATGGCAGGGGACTTCAAGATGTTCAGATCAATGATAATTTTGCAAAACTATCAGAGGCTCTGTATGTTGCAGAACAGAAAGCCAGAGAAGCAGTTGCAATGCGGTCAAAGGTTCAGAAAGAGATGATGatgaaagaaaaggagaagaaagagataGAACTTCGGGAGTTGGCCCGCAAGGCAAGATCTGATAGATTGGTTGGGGTACCTTCGGCTGCTGCACATGTACCTTCTGAGAGGGACTCCAggaatgttgatgatatgaaTGAGGATTATGAGCGAGCAAGAGATTTGCCCAAAGAATCAAGGGGGGAAAGGGAAGAAAGATTGAATAGAGAGAAGATACGTGAGGAGCGGCGCCGTgagagggagagggagaggAGATTGGAGGCAAAAGATGCTGCAATGGGTAAGAAGAGTAAGATCACCAGAGATAGAGACCGTGATGTGAGCGAAAAAGTGGCTCTTGGAATGGCTTCTACTGGCACATCAAGAGGAGAGGTCATGTATGATCAGAGATTGTTCAACCAGGAGAAAGGGATGGATTCTGGATTTGCAGTGGATGATTCCTACAACGTCTATGACAAGGGACTATTTACCGCTCAGCCTACTCTTTCTACTCTATACAGACCGAAGAAAGATACTGATTCTGAAATGTATGGAGGTGCAGATGAGCAGCTGGATAAGATCATGAAGACAGAGCGCTTTAAGCCCGACAAGGCATTTTCTGGAACATCTGAGAGGACTAGTACCAGAGATGGGCCTGTACCATTTGAAAAGGAAGTTAAGGAAGTTGAGGAAGCTGATCCATTTGGTCTTGACCAGTTCTTGACA